The Zingiber officinale cultivar Zhangliang chromosome 9A, Zo_v1.1, whole genome shotgun sequence genome window below encodes:
- the LOC122020034 gene encoding transmembrane 9 superfamily member 1-like, producing the protein MPPGDRFPFPYFASSAFILLFFLAATAFASESDHKYQAEDLITLWVNKVGPYNNPQETYNYYTLPFCHPSENPAHKWGGLGEVLGGNELIDSEIPIKFERNIEKGTICTIELDATKVKKFTDAIENSYWFEFFIDDLPLQGFVGETDKNNKDKHYLYTHKSILIQHNKDQIIHVNLTQENPKLLEPGKKFDMTYAVKWEPTNVTFARRFEVYLDYPFFEHQIHWFSIFNSFMMVIFLTGLVSMILLRTLRNDYAKYAREDDDLESLERDVSEESGWKLVHGDVFRPPRNLVFMSALVGIGAQLATLVLLVILLAIIGTLYIGRGTIITTFIVCYALTSFVSGYVSGGLYSRNGGKNWIKAMILMASLFPFICFGIGFILNTIAIFYGSLAAIPFGTMVVMFILWAFISFPLALLGTVVGRNWSGSPNNPCRVKTIPRPIPEKKWYLTPSVISLMGGLLPFGSIFIEMYFVFTSFWNYKVYYVYGFMLLVFVILLIVTICVTIVGTYFLLNAENYHWQWTSFFSAASTAIYVYLYSIYYYYVKTKMSGFFQTSFYFGYTLMFSLGLGILCGAVGYLGSTLFVRRIYRNIKCD; encoded by the exons ATGCCTCCCGGCGACCGATTTCCATTCCCTTATTTCGCCTCGTCCgccttcatcctcctcttcttTCTAGCCGCCACCGCTTTCGCCTCCGAGTCCGACCACAAG TACCAAGCAGAAGACCTGATCACACTATGGGTAAACAAGGTTGGGCCATATAATAACCCTCAAGAAACATACAACTATTACACTCTTCCGTTTTGCCATCCATCTGAGAACCCTGCACATAAGTGGGGTGGGCTAGGAGAGGTCCTAGGCGGAAATGAACTAATAGACAGCGAGATTCCTATAAAGTTTGAAA GAAATATTGAAAAGGGCACCATTTGTACAATCGAACTTGATGCTACAAAAGTTAAGAAATTCACAGATGCTATAGAGAACTCTTATTGGTTTGAATTTTTCATAG ATGACTTGCCTTTACAGG GGTTTGTTGGAGAGACTGATAAGAACAACAAAGATAAGCATTACCTTTACACGCATAAAAGCATTCTGATCCAACACAACAAAGATCAG ATTATTCATGTTAATCTCACTCAAGAAAATCCTAAACTTTTGGAACCGGGGAAAAAGTTTGATATGACATATGCAGTCAAATGGGAGCCAACAAATGTGACATTTGCCCGCCGATTTGAGGTTTACTTGGATTACCCATTTTTTGAGCACCAG ATTCACTGGTTCTCTATCTTCAATTCGTTCATGATGGTTATTTTCCTCACTGGCTTGGTATCTATGATATTGTTGAGAACTCTCAGAAATGATTATGCAAAATATGCTCGGGAAGATGATGATCTTGAAAGTTTG GAAAGAGATGTTAGTGAAGAATCTGGATGGAAATTAGTTCATGGGGATGTCTTTCGACCTCCTCGGAATTTGGTTTTTATGTCTGCTCTTGTTGGTATTGGTGCCCAGTTGGCCACACTTGTTCTTCTAGTTATTTTGCTGGCTATTATTGGAACACTATATATCGG GCGAGGTACTATCATAACTACATTCATCGTGTGCTATGCCCTTACCTCATTTGTCTCTGGCTATGTTAGTGGTGGACTTTACTCGCGTAATGGTG GTAAAAATTGGATAAAAGCAATGATTCTGATGGCATCATTGTTTCCCTTCATATGCTTTGGAATTGGCTTCATACTTAACACAATTGCTATATTTTATGGATCATTGGCAGCTATTCCATTTGGGACAATGGTGGTTATGTTCATATTATGGGCTTTCATTTCATTTCCTCTTGCACTTTTAGGCACTGTTGTTGGTAGGAACTGGAGTGGTTCACCAAACAATCCATGCCGTGTGAAGACCATTCCCCGTCCTATTCCTGAGAAGAAATGGTATCTAACACCATCTGTCATCTCACTTATGGGAGGATTACTTCCATTTGGTAGTATCTTCATTGAGATGTATTTTGTTTTCACATCATTCTGGAATTATAAG GTATATTATGTGTATGGATTCATGTTACTGGTCTTCGTAATCCTTCTCATTGTCACCATTTGTGTGACTATAGTGGGCACATATTTCTTGCTTAATGCTGAGAACTATCACTGGCAGTGGACTTCATTCTTTTCTGCCGCATCAACAGCCATCTATGTGTATCTTTACTCTATTTACTACTACTATGTGAAGACCAAAATGTCTGGCTTTTTCCAGACTAGTTTCTACTTTGGCTATACTCTAATGTTCAGTTTGGGTTTAGGAATTCTTTGTG gtgCTGTCGGCTATCTTGGCTCTACTTTGTTTGTGAGAAGAATCTACAGAAACATTAAATGTGACTAG
- the LOC122021212 gene encoding protein ROH1-like: MPAQDRRDFPCAASVLFPSLPNLRRDQVHAIDDHMDQHALLLRLHGCVAEYLRDLSVADADGFLSLSWVCKLLHGFLICHEEFRAVLFDRVPLVVRPPLDRFIADFSDRAVKALDICNAARDGIDHLRRCRAHVEIVVAALSPASSSRQRLGEGQVRRARKALGELEVMLDDKDCGHPYRNRSFGYSAGAGSFFSSNSNRRILQLRSISSSASRSWSASRQLQAMGSNVVAPRDHEIDSTAGLAVPIYTMSAVLLFAMRSLVAALRCQDRGALQAQIFIPRAFPWAAPIMSLHQRVAEESKKKEHRRNSTGLLKELRQIHSCTHNLISTIDNIQFPMSEEEEKELRQGALELSRVCEVLKQGLDTLERQIMEIFLRIGRSRTEALDLSSRSLR, from the coding sequence ATGCCTGCGCAGGACCGCCGGGACTTCCCCTGCGCCGCCTCCGTCCTCTTTCCCTCCCTCCCCAACCTCCGCCGCGATCAGGTTCACGCGATCGACGACCACATGGACCAACATGCCCTTCTGCTCCGCCTCCACGGCTGCGTGGCCGAGTACTTGCGAGACCTCTCCGTGGCAGACGCGGACGGATTCCTTTCGCTCTCCTGGGTCTGCAAGCTCCTTCACGGGTTCCTCATTTGCCACGAGGAGTTCCGCGCCGTCCTCTTCGATCGCGTGCCGCTCGTTGTCCGCCCGCCCCTCGATCGCTTCATCGCCGACTTCTCCGACCGCGCCGTCAAGGCCCTCGACATCTGCAACGCCGCTCGAGACGGCATAGACCACCTGCGGCGTTGCCGTGCCCACGTCGAGATCGTGGTCGCCGCGCTCAGCCCTGCCTCCTCCTCCCGGCAGAGACTCGGCGAGGGACAGGTTCGGCGCGCCCGAAAGGCGCTTGGTGAACTCGAGGTCATGCTCGACGACAAGGACTGTGGTCACCCCTACCGAAACCGCTCCTTCGGCTACAGTGCTGGCGCCGGCTCGTTCTTTTCATCCAATAGCAACCGCCGCATCTTGCAGTTGCGCTCGATTTCCTCTTCCGCGTCTCGTTCCTGGTCGGCATCGAGGCAACTGCAGGCAATGGGGAGCAATGTGGTCGCACCTCGCGATCACGAGATCGACAGCACCGCCGGGCTCGCGGTGCCCATATACACGATGAGCGCGGTGCTTCTGTTCGCGATGCGCTCTCTTGTGGCCGCGTTACGCTGCCAGGACCGCGGCGCCCTCCAGGCCCAAATTTTCATCCCTCGGGCCTTCCCTTGGGCGGCGCCCATCATGTCTCTTCACCAACGGGTCGCGGAGGAGTCGAAGAAGAAGGAGCACCGCAGGAACTCGACCGGGCTTCTGAAAGAGCTTCGACAAATCCATAGCTGCACACACAATCTGATTTCCACAATCGACAACATCCAGTTTCCAATgtcggaggaggaggagaaagagCTGAGGCAAGGAGCACTGGAGCTGTCTCGAGTATGCGAGGTCTTGAAGCAAGGACTCGACACATTGGAGCGCCAGATCATGGAGATATTCCTTCGGATTGGGCGTAGTCGCACCGAGGCTCTCGATCTGTCGTCCCGTAGTTTGCGATGA